A stretch of Microbacterium sp. 4R-513 DNA encodes these proteins:
- a CDS encoding ABC transporter ATP-binding protein — MPETTRPPLVHEGGQHPSPVVRAVDVTRTYGRGDAAFHALRGVNLEVRRGESLAIIGKSGSGKSTLMHLLALLDRPTSGRIEIDGRDVAGLRERETNALRNAQFGFVFQQFFLTAGQTVFENVSLPLVIGGMPAKERRRRTMDALTALGMADKADNRANDLSGGQKQRVAIARALVNDPSVIFADEPTGNLDSATGQTVEEILFGLQRERGITLVVVTHDADLARRCDRTITIADGLVAGESVSDELATEGANR; from the coding sequence ATGCCCGAGACAACCCGTCCACCCCTCGTCCACGAGGGGGGACAGCATCCGTCGCCCGTCGTGCGGGCGGTCGACGTCACCCGTACCTATGGACGCGGCGATGCCGCTTTCCACGCGCTCCGGGGTGTGAACCTCGAGGTCCGCCGCGGCGAGTCGCTCGCGATCATCGGCAAGTCCGGTTCGGGCAAGTCGACGCTGATGCACCTGCTCGCACTGCTCGACCGTCCCACGAGCGGACGCATCGAGATCGACGGGCGCGACGTCGCCGGTCTCCGCGAGCGCGAGACGAACGCCCTGCGCAACGCGCAGTTCGGCTTCGTGTTCCAGCAGTTCTTCCTCACGGCCGGGCAGACCGTGTTCGAGAACGTCAGCCTTCCTCTCGTCATCGGCGGCATGCCGGCCAAGGAGCGGCGGCGCCGGACGATGGACGCGCTGACCGCGCTCGGGATGGCCGACAAGGCCGACAATCGCGCCAACGACCTGTCGGGCGGCCAGAAGCAGCGTGTCGCGATCGCGCGGGCACTCGTGAACGACCCGTCGGTCATCTTCGCCGACGAGCCGACCGGGAATCTCGACTCCGCGACCGGTCAGACCGTGGAGGAGATCCTCTTCGGGCTGCAGCGGGAACGCGGCATCACACTCGTCGTGGTCACCCATGACGCCGACCTCGCCCGCCGCTGCGATCGCACGATCACGATCGCGGACGGGCTCGTCGCCGGGGAATCCGTCTCGGACGAGCTCGCGACCGAGGGGGCGAACCGATGA
- a CDS encoding HAD family hydrolase, which yields MTEAHLPPTGSVKVVKPKKAAKLVEEIARDTESPDVATDRLLIVLDIDGTILLEDETLSPGVADAVAHAQRTGHEVMLATGRSWEGTRGILIALGIAPEFVVCSNGAVVMRRLDGDEYERFHIETFDATEVLTLLHEHLPDARYMVELPDGRRLYTERLADWNLSNADRVSFEELTKRPVCRVVVVSPGHEEQDFVDLVARIGLNQVSYAVGWTAWLDIAPKGVDKSTALERVREWLGFDPAHVLVIGDGRNDVGMFQWAREHGGRAVAMAQGPQEVRDAASEVTRSVEAGGVAEVLRNL from the coding sequence GTGACGGAAGCCCACCTACCTCCCACCGGCAGCGTCAAGGTCGTCAAGCCGAAGAAGGCCGCGAAGCTCGTCGAAGAGATCGCCCGCGACACCGAGAGCCCGGATGTCGCGACGGACCGTCTGCTCATCGTGCTCGACATCGACGGCACGATCCTGCTCGAAGACGAGACGCTGTCGCCGGGCGTCGCCGATGCCGTCGCGCACGCCCAGCGCACGGGCCACGAGGTGATGCTGGCGACCGGACGCTCGTGGGAGGGCACCCGAGGCATCCTCATCGCCCTCGGCATCGCGCCCGAGTTCGTCGTGTGCTCGAACGGGGCCGTCGTCATGCGCCGCCTCGACGGCGACGAGTACGAGCGGTTCCACATCGAGACCTTCGACGCCACCGAAGTGCTCACGCTCCTCCACGAGCACCTGCCCGACGCGCGCTACATGGTCGAGCTTCCCGACGGGCGTCGGCTGTACACCGAGCGCCTCGCGGACTGGAACCTCAGCAACGCCGACCGCGTCTCGTTCGAGGAGCTCACCAAGCGGCCGGTGTGCCGTGTCGTCGTCGTGTCGCCCGGCCATGAGGAGCAGGACTTCGTCGACCTCGTCGCACGCATCGGCCTCAACCAGGTCTCGTACGCGGTCGGGTGGACGGCCTGGCTCGACATCGCGCCGAAGGGCGTCGACAAGTCGACCGCCCTCGAGCGCGTGCGCGAATGGCTGGGCTTCGACCCCGCGCACGTCTTGGTGATCGGCGACGGGCGCAACGACGTCGGCATGTTCCAGTGGGCCCGCGAGCACGGCGGCCGAGCCGTTGCCATGGCGCAGGGTCCGCAGGAGGTCCGGGATGCCGCGAGCGAGGTCACCCGATCGGTTGAGGCCGGCGGCGTCGCCGAGGTGCTCCGCAACCTGTGA